A segment of the Aliidongia dinghuensis genome:
CATCGGGTCCGAGAACAGCCGTTCGCCGATCTCAATCATCTCGGGACAGGTGAGCGTCGGCTCCGACAGGCCGACGCCGCGCTCGTCGAACACCACGACGTCGCGCCCTTGGGCCCAGCTGGCGGAACTGAGGATGCCCCACCAGCGCCCGATCTCGCTCGCGCCGATCCCGGACGGCTCGCCGGGGCCGCCGTTGATGTAGATCACCGGATCGGGCGCCGCACCGGCCCCACCGGAGAAGACGACGAAGGGGACAACGACCTCGCGGCCGTCAGGCGCACCCCAGTTCTCGGGCGCCTTGAGCCGCCCGCAGCGCGCGACGCGCCCGGCCGGCACCTTGAACCAGCAGTCGACCGTCTCGACCCGCGGTGCGCCATGGGCACGCGGCGCGGCAGCTTCGGCGCGCGGCGGCGCCGGGCGATGGAAGGCGCCCACCAACAGCACGCCGGCAAGACCGAGTGCCACACCCAGTCCAGCCAGCCCCGCTATGGCCACGCCCCGTCTCATGGCTCACACCGCTCCCTGCCGCGAAGCACCGGCCGCACACCCGCCGACACCCGGTCCACCGACGCCCAGTCCACCGACGTCTGGGCCGGCCATCACGGGTGCATGGCCGAAAGCGTCTATTTCGCGCCGAGAATGGCGACCTGGACGCGCCGATTGACGCCGCTCTCCGGATGGGCCGGATCGAGCGGCTCCTCCTGGCCGCGGCCGACGGCTTGGAGCCGGTCGGCGGCCACGCCGAGATTGTCCACCAGATAGGCCTTCACGGCCTCGGCCCGGCGCTGCGACAGCTCCATGTTCGCATCGGGCTTGCCGGTGCTGTCGGTATGGCCCGAAAGCTGGAAGCGGTAGGGGGCGAGCTGGTCCGACTTGATGGCCTTGGCCAGCTGGCCGATGGTCTGGCGCGCGGCGTCGGTGAGGTCGGCCGAGCCCAGCGCGAACTTGACGTCGAGCGCTACGGCGGACGGATGCGCCGCTGCAGTAGCGCCACCCGGCGTCGCGTTGAGCACGCGGATGCCGCGCACGCTGAGCGCGCCCGGTGCGCCGGCATCGGGCTTCAAGGCCTTGATCAGATCGTCGGGCTTTGGCGTCGCCCCCATCTGCTGCACTTGGGCGTACGCGCCGGTTGACGCCACGGCCAGGACCAGGCCGGCGACGAATGTCTTCCAAAATTTCGCGATCATCGGAATATGCCCCAAACGAGCTTCCACAAGGCTTGCGAGCAAGCGAGAGAGTAATACGGCAAACGGGGCGCCCCATCAACGCCTCAAGGTTGCGGCGAATTCATCCGCGATCTGCCGTTCTTAACCGACGACCGCAGTCTTTTCCGGCCCGATACGCACGACCACGACGGTGACGTTGTCCTTGCTGCCCGCGGCCAAGGCGGCATCGATCAGCCGGCGCGGCACCTCCTGAAAAGGCGTTTCGACCAGGAGCCCGGCCACGGTCGTATCGCCCATCGCCTTCGAAAGCCCGTCGCTGCACAAGAGGAACACGTCGTCCTGCTCCAGAGGATCCGACACCTTGTCGAGCTCGAGCGTCGGCGCCACACCGACGGCACGGGTGATGACGTTGCCCAGCGGATGGTTTTCCGCCTGGTCCGGGGTCAGGAGGCCGGCATCGACCATGTCCTGCACCTGGCTATGGTCCCGGGTGATCAGGTCGAGCTGCCCGCGGCGGAACCGGTAGAGCCGGCTGTCGCCGGCCCAGAGGCAGGCGAAGAAACGGCCGAAGGTCATGAGCGCCACGACCGTGCTGCCGATGACGGCGGCACTGCCCTTGGCGGCCGCGGTGGCGACCAACTGCGCGTTGACCTCCGCGAGCCGCGTGCGCACCTCGCCGATGAAGCTGGTGCCGTCGGCCGGTTCTGCGAGCGCGTCGAGCGTCTGCACGATCGCGTTCGAGGCGAGCTGGCCATCGTCATGCCCGCCCATGCCGTCCGCCACCACCCACAGCCCGATGTCGGAGCGCTCGAGATAGGCATCCTCGTTCCGCTTCCGCACGGACCCGACATCGGTCGCGGCGGCCGAGGCGACAGCGAAGTCGGTCATACGCGCCATACGAGCCTCATTCCTCCCTGTCCCACGGCAACAACTCTGCCTCCAACGCCGAGGAAGCGCCAGATGTGCCGGCGTCGGGCGCGGTTCCCTCTGAAATAGCCCCATCAGGCATGGGCCCGTCTGGGGCCGCCGCCAGGGACCAGTCGTGTCGTGCCCAGTCGCCGTCCAGGAAGGCGGCGAAGCCGTCCGGCGCGGGCAGGCCGCGCGCCAGGACCAGCACCGGCGACACCCGCTCGGAACCGAGCGTCCACCAGAGGGACCGGTCCGATCCCTGGCCATATTCCGCCAGCGTCCGCGTGTCGTCCGCGCCGCCCCACGGCATGGCGAGGCCGATCGGGCCAAGCTCCGCCGACCGGACCGCCGGCACGGCGCCGGGCGCGAACGCCGCCAGCGGCGCATCCAGCTGCTCGAGCGCGAAATCCTCGGCAAGCGCGGCCAGCGCCAGATCCTCGATCGCCGAGAACCAGCCCTGGCCACCGGCGAGCACAGCCGCGGGCTCGAGGTCCGCGAGCTCGGCCGCGAGCATCAGCGGGAAGGCCCGGCCAACCTTGTCGACGCTCGGCATCATGACGCCGGCAAGCGCCGTCCGGCCGCACAGGCCAGCCGGCAGCACGAAACGCCACAGGGGCGAGACCAGATAGAGGTCGAGCCATTGGGCGCCCACGGCCTCCCGGCTGCGGGCGATCGACTGCTGCAGCCAGTCGTCCCAGAGCCCGATGGTCTCGCGGGCGAGCCGTCGGCCGACGAAGTCGCCGCGGGCCGGCAGCTTGCCGTAATAGGCGAGAGTCGTGGGCAGGGACTGCGTCATGGCCGGCGCAGAGGGCTCACAAGGACGACGGACAACGGAACTGCGACAGCTGGTTCGACGCGAACGGATTGATCACGCTGTCGGCGTGGATCTCGAATGTCGCCGTCCGCTTGCCGCTGGCGAAGGTCACGTTGAACCGGTCCGGCCCGCCGGCAGAATGCAGCTGCGCCTGGTCGAGCAGGCGGAACCAGGACCAGACGCCGTCCTGCTGCAGGGTCGTCTGCTCGCCCGACGCCTGCGGCTGGAAGCTGACGCGCACGCTGCTGCCGCCCGTGCCCGGCCACTGCATGCGCACGCCGCGCGGCGGCCCGTGGTCATAGGACAGGTTCTGGCCGCCAAGCTCGATCAGCACCTGGGTCGAGACCGAGTCGAGCGTCACCGGCACCATCTCGAAATTGACGCCGGGCTTGCCGCCGCCGTTCGGGAACATGCTGTCGCGGATGCCGGCAGCGATCTGGAACTGGGTCAGCGCCGACTGCGGGATGCCGAGATCCTGGTTGTCGACCTTCTGCCAATGCCAGGGATTGGTCGACATGTCGACGAACGGTGCCAGGTTGGTCTGGAAGAACGCGTCGATGAGGCCGCCCTTGGCGAAGAGCCGGGCGAAATCGTCGAGTGTCACGTCGGACGAGCCGTTCTTGTAGATCGGATAGCGATTCTCGGTCGCCGCCCGGCAGAACGGCAGGACCGACGAGGTCCAGAGCCCGTTGAGCTGCGACCGGGCGCCACCGACCGTGAGCGTCGACGAGGACCGGGTGACGGCGCCGATGGCGCTCTTGAGCGGCTCCGGCAGGCGCGCCGCGTTGGCCTGCAGCTGGGCCGCGGCCCCGCCGTCGCCGGCGCTGGCAGCACCCAAGAGAGCGCCGCCCTGGTTGTTGGTGGCGCCCAGCTTGTTCATGGATTTGTAGAGGTCGCCCAGCGCCGCGATCGTGCCGTCGATCGCCAGCGGGCCGTTGGGCGGACCGTCAGCCAGATCGTGCAGCGCCTTGAAATGCTGGTCGGTATAGCGCGCCGCCTGGTCGACGACACCGCCCGGCTGCTGCGTCCCCGCCCCCAGCATCTGCGCGAGGCGATCCTGCGCCTGGGCCCCCACCTGCGCCTGCACGGCGGCCGCGGCCTGTGCGACACCGCCCGCCCCGGCGGCAGCCTGGGCGGCGCCGGCGGCACCGGTCGGCGGCGGCTTCGAGAGCCAGGTCTCCTTGGCCGCGGACACCATGAGCGCGCGGAGCGGCGAATCCGGGGCCGAGAGGATGCCGAGCGTCTGGACACCCTGGTTCACGTTGGTGAAGGGGATGATCGCGACGTCGCCCAGGAGCCTGTCCCACTGGGTGCCGAACTCGTTCAGATAGAGCGCGGTCACGTCGTTCTGCAGGCGCGAGAGTGCGATCGGGTCCTCACCGATCGAAGCCTCCTGGCCCACGACCCAGCTCTCCTTCGCGACTTCGCGCGCCATGTCGGGCAGCAGCACGCGGAACACGTTGTAGAAGCCGTTATAGGTGTAGAGGCCCGGGATGCCGTCGGCGAGCGACCGGCCCGACGGCCGTTGCAGCACGCGGGCGGCCGCCGGGCCGGCATTCTCCGAGATGCGCCAGTCCGGCAGGGACGAGACCTTGGGATTGGTCTTCATGAAGCTGAACGCGCGCTCGGCGAGCGGCAGCCGGTTGAGGATGACGCGGGTCGCCTGGACGAGCCCGCCATCGAGCGCGATGTCGGGCAGCGGCGCCTTCAAGAGCGCATCCAGATGGCCGTCGAGGTCCTTCCTGAGCGGGTCGTTCTCGTCGCCCGGGAACTGGACGCTCCAGTCGAGCGCCATCCAGTGCTTGACGAGCGCCTTGTCGAGCGGGCCTTGGCGGCCGAGCATCAGGTAGACCTTGAGCCCCTCGTAAAGGAAATCCGGCTTCGCCTGGTTGGCGTTGAGCTGGCTCTCGAGCCTCAAGAGCAGGCGCGGCAGGAGGAGCCCGCCCAGCGCCCGGTGATAGGCGTCGATTTCCTGGCTGCCGATCTTGTCGCCCTGGTAGAGGCCGAAGCCCAATGAGGTCGGCACGGACTTGTCCTGGTCGGCGTAGCCAGCCGGCGCGTCGCGCAAGATGTCGAGCAGCTGGTTCACCTGCTTCAAGTCGCCCGGCAGCACATGCTCAGGCGCCAACGCCTTCGCCTGCTCCGCATAGGCGTCGGCCACGGCGTCCGACTTGTCGAGCAGCGCGGCGTTGCCGAGATAGCTCATGGTCCAGAGCCCGACCAGGGCGATGAACACGAGCCCGGCAACCGCGATCGCGGACACCTGGATCAGCCGGTTGCGCCGCTCGACCCGCGGGTCGGCATTGACGAGGCCGGCCTCGCCGAACACGACCTGGCGCAGGAGCCGGGTCAGGAAATAGCTGCGGCCGCTGCCGCTGAACCCGGCGACCTGCTGGCGCATGAGCCCGAAGGTCGAGGCCATGGCGCCCATCAGCCGGTCGATCGGCGTGCCTTCCTGGGTGCCGCTGGTGAAATAGACGCCGCGCAGCAGGATCGGCTGCTCGAACCGGTTCGGCTCGAAGATCTCATTCAGGAACTGGACGGTCGTCTCCTTGAGGCTCGCCACCTGCTGCGGGAAGCCGAACACGAGCGCGCGGCGCTGGATGTCGGTCTCCTGCTGCAGCCGCTCGATGAGCCGGTCGTCGAGCCGGCCGATCAGCCCGTCGAACTCCGCGCCATAGGCCGTGACGGCGCTCGCCTCGTCCTTGCCGGGCTTATAGTCGAAGCTCATGCCCCAGACCTGGTCGCGATCCTCGCGGGCCAAGTCGTCGAAGAACTCGACGAAACCGGCAACCAGGTCGGCCTTGGTGAACAGCAGATAGACCGGCAGGCGGACGCCCAGCTCGGCATAGAGCTCCTGGATGCGGGCGCGGATGGCG
Coding sequences within it:
- a CDS encoding OmpA family protein; the protein is MIAKFWKTFVAGLVLAVASTGAYAQVQQMGATPKPDDLIKALKPDAGAPGALSVRGIRVLNATPGGATAAAHPSAVALDVKFALGSADLTDAARQTIGQLAKAIKSDQLAPYRFQLSGHTDSTGKPDANMELSQRRAEAVKAYLVDNLGVAADRLQAVGRGQEEPLDPAHPESGVNRRVQVAILGAK
- a CDS encoding PP2C family protein-serine/threonine phosphatase — translated: MARMTDFAVASAAATDVGSVRKRNEDAYLERSDIGLWVVADGMGGHDDGQLASNAIVQTLDALAEPADGTSFIGEVRTRLAEVNAQLVATAAAKGSAAVIGSTVVALMTFGRFFACLWAGDSRLYRFRRGQLDLITRDHSQVQDMVDAGLLTPDQAENHPLGNVITRAVGVAPTLELDKVSDPLEQDDVFLLCSDGLSKAMGDTTVAGLLVETPFQEVPRRLIDAALAAGSKDNVTVVVVRIGPEKTAVVG
- the tagF gene encoding type VI secretion system-associated protein TagF; protein product: MTQSLPTTLAYYGKLPARGDFVGRRLARETIGLWDDWLQQSIARSREAVGAQWLDLYLVSPLWRFVLPAGLCGRTALAGVMMPSVDKVGRAFPLMLAAELADLEPAAVLAGGQGWFSAIEDLALAALAEDFALEQLDAPLAAFAPGAVPAVRSAELGPIGLAMPWGGADDTRTLAEYGQGSDRSLWWTLGSERVSPVLVLARGLPAPDGFAAFLDGDWARHDWSLAAAPDGPMPDGAISEGTAPDAGTSGASSALEAELLPWDREE
- the tssM gene encoding type VI secretion system membrane subunit TssM → MLTNLRKIFLSKLALTILGVLIIALLIWFIGPLIGIGDVRPLDSVLARAFAILVVVAIAGFIYLLSRLGEQRQNNQMAAAVTASAAADVGKEEVDELAGRLKEALELLKKSRFAGSSGRKYLYQLPWYVIIGPPGAGKTTALVNSGLSFPLADKLGKGAIKGVGGTRSCDWWFTDEAVLIDTAGRYTTQDSESAQDKAAWTGFLKLLKRHRPRQPLNGVLCAIGISDLTGATAAQRSEHARAIRARIQELYAELGVRLPVYLLFTKADLVAGFVEFFDDLAREDRDQVWGMSFDYKPGKDEASAVTAYGAEFDGLIGRLDDRLIERLQQETDIQRRALVFGFPQQVASLKETTVQFLNEIFEPNRFEQPILLRGVYFTSGTQEGTPIDRLMGAMASTFGLMRQQVAGFSGSGRSYFLTRLLRQVVFGEAGLVNADPRVERRNRLIQVSAIAVAGLVFIALVGLWTMSYLGNAALLDKSDAVADAYAEQAKALAPEHVLPGDLKQVNQLLDILRDAPAGYADQDKSVPTSLGFGLYQGDKIGSQEIDAYHRALGGLLLPRLLLRLESQLNANQAKPDFLYEGLKVYLMLGRQGPLDKALVKHWMALDWSVQFPGDENDPLRKDLDGHLDALLKAPLPDIALDGGLVQATRVILNRLPLAERAFSFMKTNPKVSSLPDWRISENAGPAAARVLQRPSGRSLADGIPGLYTYNGFYNVFRVLLPDMAREVAKESWVVGQEASIGEDPIALSRLQNDVTALYLNEFGTQWDRLLGDVAIIPFTNVNQGVQTLGILSAPDSPLRALMVSAAKETWLSKPPPTGAAGAAQAAAGAGGVAQAAAAVQAQVGAQAQDRLAQMLGAGTQQPGGVVDQAARYTDQHFKALHDLADGPPNGPLAIDGTIAALGDLYKSMNKLGATNNQGGALLGAASAGDGGAAAQLQANAARLPEPLKSAIGAVTRSSSTLTVGGARSQLNGLWTSSVLPFCRAATENRYPIYKNGSSDVTLDDFARLFAKGGLIDAFFQTNLAPFVDMSTNPWHWQKVDNQDLGIPQSALTQFQIAAGIRDSMFPNGGGKPGVNFEMVPVTLDSVSTQVLIELGGQNLSYDHGPPRGVRMQWPGTGGSSVRVSFQPQASGEQTTLQQDGVWSWFRLLDQAQLHSAGGPDRFNVTFASGKRTATFEIHADSVINPFASNQLSQFRCPSSL